From the genome of Pseudomonas migulae:
ATGCTGCGGTCCAGCGCCAGTTCCGACCAGACCGTACCGGGCACCACCGTGCAGATCATCGCCAGCGCCGCCAGGCCGTTGGCGTCACGCAAGTCCAGCGGCACCTTGATGAACTTCGAACGCGGCGGGCACCGACCGGCGTTCAAGACGCTCCAGGCCACGGCGAGGTTGGAGACCAGCACGTCACGCCCGACGATGAAGAACAAACGCAGGATCACGCCGGGATGCCGGATGCGGATCGGCAGGGGGCGCAACTTGCGCATCATCAGCGGCGCGATAAAACCAAGCACCGCACCCAGCAGCAGATTGCCGGGGCTGATCGACAGGTTCAGCACCAGCCACAACACCCACAGCGCCAGCGACAGCCACGGTGCAGGAAACAGACGCTTCATGGCTGCACCTCCGCGACCGCTGCCTTGGCTTCCGGGCTCGGAACCGCGCGGGTGCCGAGCACCGCCATCACGTATTGCTGCGGATTGTTCAAGGCCTGCGCGGCCGCCTGGGTGTAGCGCAGCAGCGGCTCGGCCTTGAAGGTCAGCACAATGCTCAAGCCCAACAGCGCGATGATCGGCACGCATTCGAGCCGGCGCAGTAATGGCGAAGGCCGCTCTTGCGGGGTCCAGAAGCGCTGGATGCCCAAGCGCGAAAAGGTAATCAGCGACGCCAGCCCGGAGAGAATCAGCAACGCCAGCAAGCCCCACGCGGCGTTCGACACCGGTTCATCCGCGCCATTGCCCAACCCCAGCGGATTGAGCAAGGCGCTGAGCAAGCCCAGTTTGCCGATGAACCCGGACAGCGGCGGCATGCCGATGATCAGCAACGCGCAAGCAATGAAACTCAAGCCGAGGAAGGCCATGGTCCAGGGAATCACCTGGCCGACCACGGCTTTCTGTTCGTCATCGAGGTTGATGCCTTTGGGCGGTTGCAGGGATTCCAGCGGCCGGGCAATCAGGTCGCCGTCATCGAACAGCGGCATTTCGTTGGCCGAACGCGAACGCTCGATCAATTCGGCCAGCAGGAACAGCGCGCTCAACGCCAGGGTCGAGCTGACCAGATAGAACAGCGCCGCGCCAATCAGGTTCGGCTGGGCGAAACCGATGGCCGACAGCAGAATTCCCGCCGACACCAGAATGCTCAGGCTGGCCATGCGTTCCAGCCGTTGCGCCGCGAGGATCGCCACGCCGGCGCAAACGATGGTCGCCATGCCGCCGTAGATCAGCCAGTCGCCGCCAAAATACGCCGACGCGCCGGCCTGACCGGAGAACAGCAAAGTCCATAAGCGCAGCAAGGTGTAGACGCCGACCTTGGTCATGATCGCGAACATCGCCGCCACTGGCGCGCTGGCCGAGGAATAGGCTGGCACCAACCAGAAGTTCAGCGGCCACATGCCGGCCTTGGCCAGGAACGCCACGGCGAGAATCGCCGCGCCGGCATGCAGCAGGCCGCGATCGGCTTCCGGCACCAGCGGGATTTTCAGGGCCAGATCGGCCATGTTCAGGGTGCCGGTGACGCCGTAGATCAGCGCCGCGCCAATCAGGAACAGCGACGAGGCCAACAGATTGATCGAGATGTAATGCAGCCCC
Proteins encoded in this window:
- a CDS encoding Na+/H+ antiporter subunit E, coding for MKRLFPAPWLSLALWVLWLVLNLSISPGNLLLGAVLGFIAPLMMRKLRPLPIRIRHPGVILRLFFIVGRDVLVSNLAVAWSVLNAGRCPPRSKFIKVPLDLRDANGLAALAMICTVVPGTVWSELALDRSILLLHVFDLEDEALFIQHFKATYERPLMEIFE
- a CDS encoding monovalent cation/H+ antiporter subunit D; amino-acid sequence: MNAMTHLIAAPILLPLLTAAIMLMLGEKHRPLKAKINLFSSLLGLGISVLLLQWTQTTGVPGSIGVYLPGNWQVPFGIVLVVDRLSALMLVLTGIIGVSALLFAMARWDGAGSSFHALFQIQMMGLYGAFLTADLFNLFVFFEVLLAASYGLMLHGSGRARVSSGLHYISINLLASSLFLIGAALIYGVTGTLNMADLALKIPLVPEADRGLLHAGAAILAVAFLAKAGMWPLNFWLVPAYSSASAPVAAMFAIMTKVGVYTLLRLWTLLFSGQAGASAYFGGDWLIYGGMATIVCAGVAILAAQRLERMASLSILVSAGILLSAIGFAQPNLIGAALFYLVSSTLALSALFLLAELIERSRSANEMPLFDDGDLIARPLESLQPPKGINLDDEQKAVVGQVIPWTMAFLGLSFIACALLIIGMPPLSGFIGKLGLLSALLNPLGLGNGADEPVSNAAWGLLALLILSGLASLITFSRLGIQRFWTPQERPSPLLRRLECVPIIALLGLSIVLTFKAEPLLRYTQAAAQALNNPQQYVMAVLGTRAVPSPEAKAAVAEVQP